From a single Streptomyces sp. NBC_01264 genomic region:
- a CDS encoding NIPSNAP family protein, protein MSIVELRQYTLYPGAREALIELFEREFVTGQQAVGITLGGRFRDLDDPDRFVWLRAFPDMAHRRRALEAFYTGPVWREHRDTANATMIDGGSDDVLLLRGPGFTPESGTSEVFATVCHPTDAVEFDAYAARHLGPGHALHHTEHAENDFPRLPVRTGEDVRVWFGRTEPTPWPTRQLRLEPVEPHRAGRSRR, encoded by the coding sequence ATGAGCATCGTCGAACTCCGGCAGTACACCCTGTATCCCGGCGCCCGGGAGGCGCTGATCGAGCTGTTCGAGCGCGAGTTCGTGACCGGTCAGCAGGCGGTCGGCATCACCCTCGGCGGCCGGTTCCGCGACCTGGACGACCCGGACCGCTTCGTCTGGCTGCGAGCGTTCCCCGACATGGCGCACCGCCGGCGCGCATTGGAGGCGTTCTACACGGGCCCGGTCTGGCGGGAGCACCGCGACACCGCCAACGCCACCATGATCGACGGCGGAAGCGACGACGTACTGCTGCTGCGCGGTCCGGGCTTCACTCCGGAGTCGGGCACGAGTGAAGTGTTCGCGACCGTCTGCCACCCCACCGACGCCGTCGAGTTCGACGCGTACGCCGCCCGGCACCTGGGCCCGGGCCACGCGCTGCACCACACCGAGCACGCCGAGAACGACTTTCCCCGCCTGCCCGTCCGGACAGGGGAAGACGTCAGAGTCTGGTTCGGCCGAACCGAGCCGACACCTTGGCCCACCCGACAGCTCCGGCTGGAGCCCGTAGAGCCTCACCGAGCTGGTCGTTCGCGGCGATGA